The DNA sequence CCTCCGGTGCCGATGGCGAGGAATGGCAGGTGCATGGCGGCGGATTTTACCATGTGCAGAAATACCTGATCGCGCCCGACAACATGCCGGACCATCTGGTGTGGTTCAAATGGGAAAGCTATTCGACATGGCTCAGCGGTTTTGCCCTGCTGGTGCTGGTCTATTACCTGGGGGCGGAGTTCTATCTGATCGACCCGGCGGTGATGGAGCTTTCCACCTTTCAGGCGATTGCCATCTCGATGGCGTCGCTGGCGTTTGGTTGGGTCGCCTATGACCGGATCTGCAAGAGCCGGTTTGGCGAGGACAACACCCGGCTGATGATCCTGCTCTACGTGATCCTCGTGGGAATGGCCTGGTTCTACACCTCCGTCTTCTCGGGGCGGGCGGCGCTGCTGCATCTCGGCGCCTTTACCGCGACCATCATGTCGGCCAACGTGTTCTTTATCATCATGCCGAACCAGCGGATCGTGGTCGCGGACCTCAAGGCGGGGCGCAAGCCCGATTCCAAGTACGGCAAGATCGCCAAGCAGCGCAGCACGCACAACAACTACCTGACGCTGCCGGTGATCTTCCTGATGCTGTCGAACCATTATCCGCTGGCCTTTGCATCCGAAATGAACTGGCTGATCGCGTCACTGGTGTTCCTGATGGGGGTGACGATCCGGCATTACTTCAACAGTATGCACGCCCGCGCGGGCGACCCGATCTGGACCTGGCTGGCGACCGCATTGCTGTTCATCGCGATCATGTGGCTGTCCACCGCGCCGATGTTCCGGGCTGATGAGCCGACAGAAGCGACGGGGCCCGCCGCGCAGCGGTTCGCGCAGGCGGATGGGTTTGACCGGGTGCAAGACATCGTGACGGGCCGCTGTTCGATGTGCCATGCGGCAGAGCCATCCTGGGAGGGCCTGCACTGGCCGCCCAAGGGGGTGCGGCTGGAAACCGGGCACCAGATCGCGATGGCGGCGAAACAGATCTATTTGCAGGCCGGTCTGACCCATGCCATGCCGCCCGCGAACCTGAGCTATATGCAGGCCGCCGAACGGGCCGAGATCGTGGCC is a window from the Sulfitobacter sp. THAF37 genome containing:
- a CDS encoding urate hydroxylase PuuD — encoded protein: MYDLAAMSSWIEFAVRWTHVIVGIAWIGSSFYFIALDLGLHRDRDLASGADGEEWQVHGGGFYHVQKYLIAPDNMPDHLVWFKWESYSTWLSGFALLVLVYYLGAEFYLIDPAVMELSTFQAIAISMASLAFGWVAYDRICKSRFGEDNTRLMILLYVILVGMAWFYTSVFSGRAALLHLGAFTATIMSANVFFIIMPNQRIVVADLKAGRKPDSKYGKIAKQRSTHNNYLTLPVIFLMLSNHYPLAFASEMNWLIASLVFLMGVTIRHYFNSMHARAGDPIWTWLATALLFIAIMWLSTAPMFRADEPTEATGPAAQRFAQADGFDRVQDIVTGRCSMCHAAEPSWEGLHWPPKGVRLETGHQIAMAAKQIYLQAGLTHAMPPANLSYMQAAERAEIVAWYRSATSR